A single genomic interval of Streptomyces sp. BA2 harbors:
- a CDS encoding maleylpyruvate isomerase family mycothiol-dependent enzyme yields MTTTTHDEAYDPERPGRLLRTERDLLIPLLRDADDSAYAIRTCCPGWTVRHVLAHCGAALTRVVERRFEEGVYSAESNDRDIAERADWPNSRIVDELEHGMTEAGAVMVAFKGRLDGVALGEWVHAGDVREAWGLPGAYGGAGLPDALALLGEYSRTTSALPLHADVDGVDEPLALGVADGKRPPARYIGDAPTLIRLYTGRPLAGTRYELAGAKESELPIFD; encoded by the coding sequence ATGACTACGACCACGCATGACGAGGCGTACGACCCCGAGCGCCCCGGACGGCTGCTCCGCACCGAACGCGACCTACTGATCCCGCTGTTGAGGGACGCCGACGACTCCGCGTATGCGATCAGGACCTGTTGTCCCGGGTGGACGGTGCGGCACGTCCTCGCACACTGCGGTGCCGCGCTGACGCGCGTCGTCGAGCGCCGTTTCGAGGAGGGCGTCTACAGCGCGGAGAGCAACGACCGCGACATCGCCGAGCGCGCCGACTGGCCCAACTCCCGCATCGTGGACGAGCTGGAGCACGGGATGACGGAGGCGGGCGCGGTCATGGTCGCGTTCAAGGGGCGGCTCGACGGCGTGGCGCTGGGGGAGTGGGTGCACGCGGGGGATGTGCGGGAGGCGTGGGGGCTGCCCGGGGCGTATGGGGGCGCGGGGCTGCCTGATGCGCTGGCCCTGCTCGGGGAGTACAGCAGGACGACGTCTGCGTTGCCGCTGCACGCGGATGTGGACGGCGTGGACGAGCCGCTTGCCCTGGGCGTGGCCGACGGCAAGCGGCCGCCGGCCCGCTACATCGGGGACGCGCCGACTCTGATCCGCCTTTACACGGGCCGCCCTCTTGCTGGGACGCGGTATGAGCTGGCGGGCGCGAAGGAATCGGAGCTGCCGATCTTCGACTGA